A single genomic interval of Helianthus annuus cultivar XRQ/B chromosome 13, HanXRQr2.0-SUNRISE, whole genome shotgun sequence harbors:
- the LOC110900369 gene encoding beta-glucosidase 24, whose protein sequence is MAQEQIIIFPDNNYNHDPNVKRHDFPADFMFGVGTSAYQIEGAWNADGKGLQIWDCFTLRHPEKIADGSNACVTVDSYHKMKEDVRLLKNMGVKYYRFSISWSRILPGGKVSMGKNLEGINYYNKLIDELKANHIEPFVTLFHWDLPNALEEEYMGFLSSKIVDDFVNYAEICFWEFGDRVKNWVTLNEPYRFTYAGYVQGTFAPGRGGENQDSDPETEPYIVAYNLLNCHSAAYKKYQEDFKDVQKGKVGITLDTNFFKPFRGKHCKEDVKAVEYAYDFMLGLFMEPLTSGDWPKNVHKFATTPSHHHPQGRYLPVFTDHQKKMLVQSYDFLGINYYTANFAKFKDSSSSHSTGFLSDCHYEASGDKNLKKNHYLSHVLGKDPFGNNIGGVAFDGSWVYLCAHELVDLLHHIKQAYKVEKYIVITENGAPDKNDDGKTYEEVRNDEFRLKYIKWHLEAIRRVNSVRLLTSEGTKPLVMGYFVWSFTDSFEWSSGYTVRFGMNYVDYKNNLQRYPKKSALWFKKFLSEDWEPRKRSLINVDEEDEVANGAPVNATQAIEVVQKQKKAKA, encoded by the exons ATGGCTCAAGAACAGATTATCATCTTCCCTGATAATAATTACAACCATGATCCTAATGTCAAACGTCATGATTTTCCTGCTGATTTCATGTTCGGAGTAGGAACATCTGCTTATCAG ATTGAAGGTGCTTGGAATGCAGACGGTAAAGGCTTACAGATCTGGGATTGCTTTACCCTAAGACACCCCG AAAAAATTGCGGACGGCTCAAATGCATGTGTCACTGTTGATAGTTACCACAAAATGAAG GAAGATGTTCGGTTGCTGAAAAATATGGGTGTAAAGTATTACAGATTCTCTATTTCCTGGTCCAGGATACTACCAG GTGGGAAAGTAAGCATGGGCAAAAATTTGGAAGGCATCAACTACTACAACAAGTTAATAGATGAGCTAAAagccaatcacattgaaccatttGTCACTCTTTTCCACTGGGATCTTCCTAATGCTTTGGAAGAAGAATACATGGGTTTCTTAAGTTCCAAAATTGT CGACGACTTTGTGAATTATGCGGAAATCTGCTTCTGGGAGTTTGGTGATCGCGTCAAGAACTGGGTGACATTAAACGAGCCTTACAGATTCACCTACGCTGGTTATGTACAAGGTACCTTTGCACCCGGTAGGGGTGGAGAGAACCAAGACAGTGACCCTGAAACCGAGCCATATATTGTAGCATACAATCTGCTTAATTGTCATTCAGCTGCTTATAAAAAGTATCAAGAGGATTTCAAG GATGTTCAAAAAGGTAAAGTAGGAATAACTCTTGACACCAACTTCTTCAAGCCTTTTCGTGGTAAGCATTGCAAAGAGGATGTCAAAGCTGTCGAGTACGCGTATGATTTTATGCTTGGATT GTTTATGGAGCCATTAACAAGCGGTGATTGGCCGAAAAACGTGCACAAATTTGCCACGACTCCATCTCACCACCATCCGCAGGGTCGTTATTTGCCTGTATTCACTGACCACCAGAAAAAAATGTTGGTACAATCGTATGATTTTCTGGGAATAAACTACTACACTGCAAATTTCGCTAAATTTAAAGATTCTTCTTCTAGTCATTCGACTGGATTTCTTAGCGATTGTCACTACGAAGCATCAGGTgacaaaaaccttaaaaaaaatcATTA TCTTTCTCATGTTTTAGGAAAAGATCCCTTTGGAAACAATATAGGAGGGGTG GCTTTTGATGGATCATGGGTTTATCTTTGTGCCCATGAGCTTGTCGATCTCTTGCATCACATTAAGCAAGCCTACAAAGTTGAAAAATATATTGTAATAACTGAGAATG GAGCTCCGGACAAGAATGATGATGGAAAAACTTATGAAGAAGTTCGAAATGACGAATTTCGCCTTAAATACATCAAATGGCATCTTGAAGCCATCAGAAGAGTGAATTC TGTTCGACTATTGACCTCGGAAGGGACTAAGCCCTTGGTCATGGGTTACTTTGTGTGGTCATTCACTGATAGCTTTGAATGGAGTTCGGGGTATACTGTTCGATTCGGCATGAACTATGTTGATTACAAGAACAATTTGCAAAGGTACCCGAAAAAATCAGCACTTTGGTTCAAAAAGTTTCTTTCTGAGGATTGGGAACCACGCAAAAGAAGCCTAATCAatgttgatgaagaagatgaagttgcCAATGGTGCACCAGTTAATGCAACACAAGCAATTGAAGTGGTTCAAAAACAGAAGAAGGCAAAAGCATGA